ATAGTAAGTTGGAAGTGATTTACTccattttgttaaaaaaaattgagaaccTTACTATTAGTGAGGTTATTGTATTTTGCAAGCGATGGTTTTTTTTCACTGTCCACAATTTCATACTAAGGTAAAACGAGGCTAATTATATTTGTACCATTTTTTTTATCAATCGATGTAACAGGAAACGCGATCTGATTTTAAACCACAGTAGTTCTTCATAAGCATGAATGCATGATCCTCTCTTAACACAGCAAGTGATTAAATTCATACCAAAATTTTACTACAACCCCTAGCCAAACTCATTAACATATTTTGTAACTTTGATCTAGCTTAAATAGTAATTCTACATGACTTATCACTTATATTAGGTTCCCTTTTTGCCATCTTCTATCACTTAGATCGGTTTATACTCAACAAAACATTCACTACAGAAGAACTTTATTAGAAGAAAACCATGACAAATAATAAAGACATTACAAACATGAGGAGACAGAGGAATTAATGAAACAAATACCAAAAGATGCCCTGTCGAATTGATATAGTTGTACTAAGATTTAAAAAGTTGTTTCAGATTGTAAGACCCTTTAAGGCTGGCCTTTCCATTCCAAGCTTGCTCGGCAAATTGCTGGTACGCCCTTTCAGTGGGATGAGCTGAGTCAAAGAACACATACTCACTTACATTACCACATAAATAATACTCTTTCACTATTTTCCCTCCACAGCTGAAAATCCCCCTGTACGGTCCACTACCACAACAAGCAACCATCCCTTCTTTGAAACCTTCAAGaaatattaaagttatttttgaGAAACATATACATAgcctaaaaataaaaatcaattaggaaggaaagaagaagaagatgtaaTCTACTACCATATTTAAGAGGGTGATCCATTCTTTCTTTTACAAAAGTGAAATAATCagaaaatgaaaatctgaatccTCTGAGCTGATTGTTTAGCTTTAGTAAGAGCTTGGACAGTTCTTTGTTATGTGACTGTACAAATGGTGTAGTCTGATCCAAGCAGGACATGTTATATTTTGCTGCTGCAACAACTCTTGCATATGGTACACAAGCCATAGGTCTTACATTTTGTAACCCAAATTTCCTTCCTCCAGTCTTATATATTTCCTAATAACACAATACATCCCATGATATATAATGATAGCAAAAGTATATATGTATAAGATATGAAGTCGGATACCAAGTATGACAATACCTCAATCGCTGAACTTATGTTCCCTATCACCAGCCCCACAAATTCTTCCCTTGAAAAGGAATCAAGGGCACTAGAATTTGTGTCGAAAAGGAACGAGTAATCGTTGGCTCCAACACTGAACAAGAAAACAGCTTTTGACAGCAAAGTTATGGCCTCTGCTTCCCCAAGTTTCTCCCTCAATAGCCGGCTAACATTTTTGAAGTAACCAATCTGAGTTTTAAGACTT
This genomic interval from Humulus lupulus chromosome 8, drHumLupu1.1, whole genome shotgun sequence contains the following:
- the LOC133794604 gene encoding GDSL esterase/lipase 1-like is translated as MAQSNIPSTCFFMILCLSLVIHTQSCDKSQSRSEKAALFVFGDSSFDVGNNNYFNTSSRANYHPYGETFFKYPTGRFSNGRLIPDFITEYAELPLLPPYLQPGYIDYRKGVNFASAGAGALLETRQGFVISLKTQIGYFKNVSRLLREKLGEAEAITLLSKAVFLFSVGANDYSFLFDTNSSALDSFSREEFVGLVIGNISSAIEEIYKTGGRKFGLQNVRPMACVPYARVVAAAKYNMSCLDQTTPFVQSHNKELSKLLLKLNNQLRGFRFSFSDYFTFVKERMDHPLKYGFKEGMVACCGSGPYRGIFSCGGKIVKEYYLCGNVSEYVFFDSAHPTERAYQQFAEQAWNGKASLKGSYNLKQLFKS